The DNA window ggagGTGTATTTtctatcattttaaaaaatatggatccgaattgtcatttaacaaaacagagactTCAAtcgataacttttacaaaacacagagtCCAAAATTGTATTTACATTTAAATTCTAACACTAAATTATGCACGAAATTTCGGCAGTACATCCTCTTAAATGAATAATTTGGTAAATCCCTTATTTATTTCGGCATTCAgaatagtttttttaattaattttcttagtgaTTGAATACGTTGTAGTCATATAGAactatttgtaaaattttcaaaaaattctgaatagtttacagtgtCGAAATTAAAGTTCAAATAATACTTAATATgcgtataagaaaaaataattgcgcttgtaataaaatattaaaactgtatttttgataatgtaaaattatttaaatttttttaaaaatttagagacaatcctaaataactacaaaatacatgatcatgacaaaaaaaaaaaataataaactaaaaaatccTTCTAAATACTGAAATAGATAAGAATCTACAAAAATACTTAAGAAAGTGTACTATAATCTGACCCAATTATGTTTTTTTGAAGGAAAGCGTCTTTGATTAACCGACAAAACTAGACCTCATGGTCATTACATAAAATGTTCGAAGGGATGGTAGATAGCGGAATATCACCAAccaaattgtgggaaaaagccCACTTGGCCACATTATGGGCTACATAATTACAAGTCCTGCTTATATTAGAATAAATACAACTGGAAAAACGTGAAGAGTGACTGTTACAAAAAGAGACATAGTTACTAATGACCCAACGGGACTCCTTCCCATTGAGAGCACTTATAACTACCCTCGAATCGCTCTCCACAATAATCTGACCCAATTATGTATACCATATAAAAGAACATATTAATTTACATACATATTACATAAGtaaaaatttgattttgatCTTCAATATTGACAACACATCCAAAAAAATAAAGCCAAAAAATACTACCTTTTGAAGAACAAGTATCCATTTTCATTGGCTAAACCATCCATAACCAAGCTCAATTTTGTTCATATTGGTAACATTTTCATTTTtggtacatttttttttaaaaaaaatatctcaattattttgtttgatacgtttaaataatttattttacctacttataaaaaaaaaacatatttaatcatttaaatttcatttttttagcaccgtaaattattcaaaaaattttataataataacaaaatatatgttATAATAACAATATACCTCATCTTATGAATGTCACAATGGAGACTGATTGTTTAAGAGGTATAAATATTACGAAGCTCTATTAATATGATTTCTTTACTTGATTTTATTATTCaagattgtaaaaattactTCCTAGTTTGAGTAatgtttttgtttaatttatggctaattagcaatttttccttccgaactttgacatgtaccaaatcatgcctcctgaatttttttggccgttaaaaattccccctgaactattaagattgttaaatttaaggatttttgtctaattttagtaaaaaaattctaacatagatgTCAGTTCatggggcataatttagtacatatcaaaatttaaggggcataatttggtagatatcaaagtctggggagcatattttagtatataaacaatcactgaaacagtaaaattgaatgaaattagacaaaagtccttaaatttaacaatctctatagttcagggggaattttgaactgctaaaaaaattcaggaggcatgatttggtacatgtcacaATTCAGAgggaaaaaattgctaattagccaaaatattataaattattagcCTAATAACAGTGGATCAACTAATATGGCAACTCATAATTTTATATCTTAATTGTTAGAGCTATAATTTTATATCCTAATTGTAGCTTCAGTTTGGAGTAATTTCCAACCGATTTGTTACCTTACCTAATAACTTAataaagataatttttccattaaaaaaaagttttgcaTTTTTGTTTACTTACCAAAAAAAAGTTCATAAGAGATGTGTTTCAATGTCTTGTATTAGTAATTTACAATAAATGGTTGTCCAAAATATTATAAACTATTAGCCTAGTTGACTACTAATAAGAGCTAATATAAAACAACAATCCCATAACTACAAGACAAAGATCAAAcccattaatttataaatacaacaactaattttaaaaggtataataataatagataaaaaaaaaaacaaaatctaTGATTGAAGTCAAATAATGACTTTGAATTTGAGTTGTTGTTAGGTGTGGTGTGTTGGGGAATTGGGGAGACACCAAAGCTTGAAGATATACAAGTTGAAGCACCAAAAGAAAATAAGTTAGGCTGAAAACGATCTATATAGTATTTGTCATACAATAGGAAATTTTTTGGAGTCGACTCCTTTAAAAGATTGTTTTggtacttaaaaaaaaattagtcaaaATTAGTTAAAACATATCTCAAAATTCTTTCTTTGCATTTTGCTTATTTGCTGATTTTGATATGGTTGAGCTTCTTCTTATGCAGCCACTTTTTCTTAGAGCTTTTGGTCATGAAGGTGTAGGGTACCATGAAATGAACCTATATTTCGAAGCTCCaataaacacttaattattattgaaCTCTtcaatagaataatctactttattatttctattattactccactataaatataaagttgCACTCTTTAACAAtatagaattattttttttttcttcagaatTCTTACTTGTagtccattgatataatcaatataagtaGTTCGTCTTCCAATTATTAGTTCATAATTAGAGTTGATCAAAATTATCGTTTTACCTTTTtaattatttcttaaattttttttataccatTAATTCAATGTGAACAACTAATCTATAACCCAATTAATGAAATGATACTATTTTCGGTagctaataaatttttattttcaaagaaACCTTTTAAATTTACATTTAAAGGTATGAGGCCTATTATATTTTAAAGCCTTAGTTATTGCTAAATTTGCCTTAATTAACCTACCTAATTTATCAACTTCGGACCAACACGACACACACAAATTTGCAGCACTACTTCAAAGCAATAATTTTTAtcatttctctctttctcttttcaaggtagtgatttttttttatcatttttggtTTTGTGAAATTATAATATAGTTATgaattgagaattttttttctcaCATGGAGTGAGACTTAAGGTTGGGTATCTGATctaatctaatatttttttctcatctgatctaatccaatttgtaattagatttagaaaatgctaattaagatttttgccccctgaactttgacatgcaccaaatcatgccccctgaacttttaaagccattgaaaatgccccctgaactattgagattgttgaatttaatgacttttgtctaattttattcaattttactatttcaatgattgtttatgtactaaaccatgttccccagactttgatatctaccaaatcatgccttcgaactttgacatgcacTAAactatgccccctgaactttcatccatgttagacttttttactaaaattagaaaaaagtccttaaatccaacaatctcaatagttcagggggcattttcaatgaccttaaaagttcaggaggcatgatttggtacatgtcaaagttcagggggcaaaaatcttaattagcctttAGAAAATTATCATCTGATCCAATTAAATTAGACGTCAAAAttcaatctaatccaattattAATTAGATCGGATCAActttttaattggatatccaattatacacttaatttttaatattagcataaaatatgaagaaaaatacgtaaaaaaattaaatatcaccatttatttaagtttaatactttataaaacTATCATTGTTACAAGTGTAATGCAACTAAAAGTTcgaaataagtaaaataaaaatagaaaaaaacatcatcaaaataaatatacaaaatgaTTAAATGTTACAAATTCAACACATACAAAAAAtccactaaaaataattaaaatatatataaatgtaattggattggatcaaatcagtttttaattaaattttaagaatGACATATAAGAACCGATTCAATCCAATTAGAATCTAACTTTTAacatccaatctaatccaattataattggatAGGATTGGATTAGTATTGGATGTTACTCACCTTAGTGGGACCTAATTTTGGATTTTCTTTAGGCCTAAACCCAAGTCCAAAGGTACAAcctttatttttttggttaaaattgtGGAAAATTGGGCTTTTCTGTGGAGGATAGGTAATGTGTCcttgcttcttttttttttttttttttttttttttatataattgatGATGTGGCCTTGCTTGTGTCTCTATAGATAGCAATAGGAGAGTTTTTATCTCATCACAAAGTAATGATTTTTAAAGCCTTTAGGCATTGCCAAACTTGCCTTAACTAACCTCCTAACTTTCCTTATTATGCTTACTTATTTGCAATgaaaaagagaagagaagaaaagaggtagCTAAGTAGAGGGAACAAAGTGATTTTCAGGCCAAAATCTAAACCCCATAAGAAGAAAGGGTGATAATGGAGACCTCACAACTCTTAACATGCAAAGGTATGTAATGTAAGAAGTGAAAGTCATATCTATATTTATTCATATATTCAGGGACGAATCTATGTATTCAATATGCctctcaaatatattttttcaaaattaagttataattttgtaattttttttatattttattataaatttgttttttagctccctaaaaatattttttttgcacTTTGCCCCCCTACAAACATTTTTTTGTCTCTCTccctatgtatatatatatatgtattgttaatattaattaattagttaattagtATGTTGTTGTGTTTGAATTTGAGTTGTTGTTAGGTGTGGTGTGTTGGGGAAGTGGGGAGGCACCAAAGTTAGAAGAGATACAAGTTGAGGCACCAAAAGGAAATGAAGTTAGGTTGAAGATGATCTATGCTAGTATTTGCCATACTGATATCTTTTTCTGCACTCAAGGATTCCCAATGGTCTCTTCTATATCTTCTTATATACATAATAGATAGGGTAATACTTTTGGaccttgtattttgtaaaaattatcgaTTTGatcttctgttttgttaaatgacaaaatagattttatattttttaaaaggatAAAAATAGGACCATGAGCTcaatttttgactattttttttaatataatcaacttgaagacaatttctaacacgaacatatacaaaaaatattaccagttttgtcataacatcttttgattggattattattaagttttattttaataaaaaatcagttcatggtcctatttgtaccattttacaaaatacaagatccattttatcatttaacaaaatagaagatctaattggtaacttttacaaaatacagaattcaaaatagtatttactctactcTATATATCTCAAAATTCTTTCTTTTGCTTATTGATTATGATAATAAAGTTGACTTGTGTGGTTGAGctttccttttcttcttctacaACCACTTTTTCCTAGAGTACCAGGCCATGAAGGTGTAGGGTATGTCAAATCTACGTatcttaaaatatttatatatatagtaaaacTTCTAATTGAggttattcttaaatagagtattcttatATAAAGGTTCTACTAGATACATAAAAATGATCTATTTTCACCAATTACTTGACGTGATACAATGCAGAGTAGTGGAGAGCATTGGGGAGGGAGTAACAAGTGTGAAACAAGGAGATTTGGTGATTCCAACATATATGTCTGAGTGTAGTGAGTGTGAAAATTGCTTGTCTGAAAAGACAAACATGTGCCTCAAATATCCATTGAACATTAGTGGCTTAATGCCCAACAACACTTCAAGAATGTCTGTCAATGGCCAAATGTTGTACCATGCTTTTTCTTGCTCTACTTGGTCAGAATACACTGTTGTGGATGCCAACTTTGTCCTTAAGCTTGATCCAGCTCCCCTCAACTTGCACCATGCCAGCTTCCTCTCTTGTGGCTTCTCAACTGGTTTTGGTGCCCCTTGGAAGGAGGCTGAGATTGAAGAGGGGTCATCTGTAGCTGTCATTGGCCTTGGCGCAGTTGGCTTAGGAGTGGTGGAAGGCTCGAGAATGCGAGGAGCGACTAAGATCATTGGCATTGATAAGAACCAAAGAAGGAAGGAGAAAGGAGAGGCCTTTGGAGTTACTGACTTCATAAATCCTCTTCTTCATTCAAACAAGTCTGTTTCAGAACTTATTAAGGACTCAACTGGTGGGATGGGTGTGGATTATTGTTTCGAGTGCACCGGCCTCCCACACTTGATTAATGAGGCACTTGAAGCCACAAAAATTGGAAAAGGCAAAGCCATTGTAATCGGTGTATCAAATGCACCAACCCTGCAAATCAACAATCTCGCTCTACTGACCGGAAGAACCTTGAAAGGTTCCATTTTCGGAGGGCTCAAAGCCAAAACAGACCTTCCTATTGTATTTGAGAAATGGAGAAATAAGGTAAACAAGAAAGCCTATATAAATTTTCCATATCATACAATGCATAAGCATTCATCAAAAAAgatcacataatttttttggcTTCATTCTTTTTTGCAGGAATTCCAGCTAGATGAGCTTTTAACTCATGAAGTTTCAATGGCTGATATTACCAAAGCATTTCAGTTGTTGAAGCATGAAGACTGTGTCAAGGTCctattgaagatctagtttgtCTTGGACAAAAAACCTAAGAACAAATAaagagacttttttttttaatttggtcTAGTCAATATTTCTTGTTGATTTGTGGATTTTTATGTATTGACTTGGGAGAGAAAGTAAGAATGAACACTCAAATAAACCCATATCACCAAATGCATCACTATGAGAACTATAATCTATATGAAATTGAAACCCAAAAGTCAAAAACAATGTCatcatggttaggttcaactatACTTGACAATGAGACCAAGTTCATTTCTGCAATTGAAAAAACAACCACCAAGCAAAATTAAGGCCGGACCACTTAACCACACATCGATACATGTGATCTTCAACCGTTCAGATTCTGCTGTCCAACCATAGCTACTTGACCCCCAAAGCAGACCGAAACCTATCTCATATGGTAGCCTCAACTTCGGGATCGGTTTCAACAGGCACTTGGGGAGAGTTGTTTCCACCTCTGAGACGGGAAGACACATTGTCAATGGCCGAGTTGAGCTGACTGATCTTTTCATTTAAAGTCTGCCTGGTTCTCTGATTTCAAGCAAAAAGGAAACGGAGTAAGGAAATTTGCATATTCAACTAGCCAGAAAAGAGAACAAAAAACCTTTGCCATTAGCTTACTTCTAAGCCTTCATCGTAATATATTGGTTTCCTGGCCTTTCGAAATCCATATTCATCTTCATTAAGAAGAGATCTTCTAATCTATAACCAACCACCAAAAAGAAAATGTAAACAACAAAatctgtgtgtgtgtgtgtaataTCACCCATCAACtttaaaacaaaacaacaataaGCCATACATTTCGAATGAAAGAAGCAATGCCTAAGCCAACCTTCAGCACACAATGCATAGAGATATTCGATACAGAATGAATTTTTCACAAAATGAAATTCAACTTGAAAATGGAGTTGTAAAGTTGAATCATAAGCTAGTAAGAGAGATGTATTGATACCAAAACAAGAAGGCATAACACATAGTGACCAACCAAAACCAACATTTCACAGGAATGTTAAGCACAAGAAAGATATGACAATCCATCTCCCTATCATTGAATGAATGATGAGTGTGAATTCCAACAATGGAATCATGTGAGACTGATTAGCAGTGGGAGGGAAACAGAATCAAAAGTgtataaagatatataaaagGGAGAATATCCCAAGTTTTGTACTTTGTTAATTCAAACTTAATCATCAAAAAGTTCAATTTCATGCAAGAGAAAATAAGTTTGGAGATTGAAACAACCCCTTTTTAAGAGATAAAGCTATAAATCCCATTTCCAATTTGTgtaaataaagaataaaaaagatCAATAGAGAATATTATtatgggtaaatattattttaagctCTGTGctttgcaaaagttactgaATGGACTTTTTGTTTTGTGATTTTCCACAGTTGAATCATGTGAGGCTGATCAACAGTGGAAGTAAAACTGAAGCAAAAGTCTATAGAGAATATCCCAAGTTTTGGACTTTCCTAATTTAAACTTAATAATCTAAAAGTTCAATTTCATGCAGTAAGAAATAAGTTCGGAGATTGAAACAACCCTTTTCAAGAAATAAAGCTATAAACCAAATATCCAATTTgagtaaataaagaaaaaaaaaacatcaacagagaataataataacatatttGGTTTCCTGGCCTTTCGAAATCCATATTCATCTTCATTAAGAAGAGATCTTCTAATCTATAACCAACCACCGAAAAGAAAATGTAAACCCCAATCTCTGTGTGTGTAGTATCACCCACCAactttaaaacaaaacaaaacataaaaaaaccGTGCATTTGTCTAAGCCAACCTTCAGCACACACTGCATAGATATTTGGTACAAAAGGAATTCACCAAGAAAAGAATAGATACAAAGTGAATTGTACAAACCAGAAAGTTCACAGAAAAGAGCAGAGCTGAAAATAATCTAGTAACAGAGATGTTAagaaaaaacacataaaaaaacatTTGGGAGAGATGCTTAGAAAGAACAAGAAAGATTTGACTATCCATCTCCCTATCATTGAATGATGAGTGTGAGGAAAACTGAAGCAAAAGTCTATAGAGAATATCCCAAGTTTTGTACTTTGCTAATTCAAACTTAATCATCTAAAACTTCTATTTCATGCAAGAGAAAAATAAACCACAATCTGCGTGTGTAAGCCATGCATTTCAAATAAAAGAAACAACACATTTGATACAAAATGAATGTTTCGcacaaaaaaaaatctagtgGATTTGATGAAAACTTCAACTTGAAAATGGAGTCGTGAAAGTTGTATCATCATGAATAGATGCAAAGTAAATTATACAAACCAGAAAAGAGAAGAGCTGAGCCTGATAATAAGCTAGTAAGAGAGATGTATTGATaccaaaacaacaaaaacacatAACACATAGTGACCAACCAAAACCAACATTTCAGAGGGATTTTAAGCACAAGAAAGATTTGAGTATCCATCTCCCTATCATTGAATGAATGATGAGTGTGAATTCCCACCATGGAATCATGGGAGGAAAATTGAAGCAAAAGTCTATAGAGACTACCCCAAGTTTTGAACTTTCCTAATTCAAACTTAATCATCTAACAGTTCAATTTCATGCAAGAGAAAAATAAGTTCGGAGAGTGAAACAACACTTTTCAAGAGATAAAACTATAAATCCCATATCCAATTTGAGCAAGTaaagaacaaaaaaatcaatagagaataataataatagcatATGCAAATGAAGGAATGAATGACCTGTGGAACAAATAGGTAAGCCAAGGTACCAAACTTAATCATCTAATGGTTCTTTCGGTGCGTCGTATTACAttttattgtattgtatagtattatattaaattatatcttATGTCGtatttatatgaaaaattataTGTGATATTAACTTTTAcaatcatataaatatatattatttcagtataaattaaaatttaacataatattatctaaaaatattgtataaatataataaaatacaatactaCGTATTACAACATACTTAATTTCATGCTGGAGAGAAAGTAAGTTTATAAATGTCATGACATGAGAATATCCCAAGTTTTGAACTTTCCTAATTCAAACTCAAATCATCTAAAAGTTCAATTTCATGCAAGAGAAAGTAAGTTTGAGATTCAAACAACCCATATCCAATTTATGTAAAtagagaataataataatagcatATGCAAATGTGGGAATGAATGACCTGTGGAGCAAATACATAGGCCAAGGTACCAAACACAGCACCTCCAAGAAGAAACCCAGCCACAaaatcaccaccaccaccacctctaTTACCATCATCATCcctaaaaaatcaaaaaaagagTAAACTTTCTTCAAATCCAAGACTATAATTTAGGGGTATAGAAAATAGATTTTGAAGAAACGAAATTGGGGGTACCGGTATTCTGAACGAACAGAGAAATTGCGGTTGGTTGACTTGGATTTAGTTTGAATTATTCTAAAGTTTGATGCTTTAGTTGGGAAAACCTTGAGATTGGGATGAAGATGAGATCTTCTTCCTAAAAGCAAATCAatcaaattaatcaataaaataaaatcaatcaTATGAACGTaaagaaaaccctaaaaggaaTAAGAGAGATTGTTACCAGAGACGGAAGAGAGGGACAAAGGAGCAAAGCAAGTAGCCATGGATGaatgaagatgaagaaattaCAGAAGAAGAgatctttgattatttcatttacaccaattatatttatatttatacacaaaaatatattctttttattttttttggaaaaaatatatattttattttttaatttaaagaatgaaataaaatgaatGGAGTATCGATTAATCCGcccattttttttcattatttttcaaacttattttgtaatagaatttttattttatttatatgaggatttaaaatgaaaaaaataaagtgttaattataatttattagtcAATTTTCATGAAATCAAATGtggaaatctttttttttttcaatttttttatagagATATTTATTGTAGTTAAAATATCATCTCGGTAAGATTTTAGAAAATTTCGAGTAATTTACAGTATCGAAAATAAACGTTTTTGATATTTTAACATtgtaaactattaaaaaaattataaatttatatggtgatattttttttataattatttatagggATAATGTTGTAAGTATAACGAACACcggcataaaaaaaattaaaaaatacatattggcTTGTATTTTCTTACATGAATATTGACTAAAAGATTATAAAAGTAGATTGAAGAGATCACtccaataatatataattaattaaaaaattatggaaaagggctgattttttttttcagagaaAAAAGGACAATGATTTTGTTTGTAAATT is part of the Cannabis sativa cultivar Pink pepper isolate KNU-18-1 chromosome 5, ASM2916894v1, whole genome shotgun sequence genome and encodes:
- the LOC115716320 gene encoding CYP enzymes assisting alcohol dehydrogenase — its product is METSQLLTCKGVVCWGSGEAPKLEEIQVEAPKGNEVRLKMIYASICHTDIFFCTQGFPIPLFPRVPGHEGVGVVESIGEGVTSVKQGDLVIPTYMSECSECENCLSEKTNMCLKYPLNISGLMPNNTSRMSVNGQMLYHAFSCSTWSEYTVVDANFVLKLDPAPLNLHHASFLSCGFSTGFGAPWKEAEIEEGSSVAVIGLGAVGLGVVEGSRMRGATKIIGIDKNQRRKEKGEAFGVTDFINPLLHSNKSVSELIKDSTGGMGVDYCFECTGLPHLINEALEATKIGKGKAIVIGVSNAPTLQINNLALLTGRTLKGSIFGGLKAKTDLPIVFEKWRNKEFQLDELLTHEVSMADITKAFQLLKHEDCVKVLLKI
- the LOC115716319 gene encoding uncharacterized protein LOC115716319 isoform X1 → MATCFAPLSLSSVSGRRSHLHPNLKVFPTKASNFRIIQTKSKSTNRNFSVRSEYRDDDGNRGGGGGDFVAGFLLGGAVFGTLAYVFAPQIRRSLLNEDEYGFRKARKPIYYDEGLERTRQTLNEKISQLNSAIDNVSSRLRGGNNSPQVPVETDPEVEATI
- the LOC115716319 gene encoding uncharacterized protein LOC115716319 isoform X2; the protein is MATCFAPLSLSSVSGRRSHLHPNLKVFPTKASNFRIIQTKSKSTNRNFSVRSEYRDDDGNRGGGGGDFVAGFLLGGAVFGTLAYVFAPQIRRSLLNEDEYGFRKARKPNMLLLFSVDVFFFFIYSNWIFGL